A genomic window from Clostridium aceticum includes:
- a CDS encoding cytochrome c biogenesis protein ResB: MKQNSVLKEFWKALHSMKFGIILLLLIGISSIAGTMIPQNNPLPFYERQYSSLIYTLITTLSLHDVYASWWFITMMVVLSANLTLCSIIRLPMLIKQMTQSPELQWELKRKNYLIKKELDQDIDVEKFFKQARFSRIKKLQTKDGMYYWSYKNRFGVLGSWLTHVGLLIIIVSYMFGQIAGFETYVYGVPGMKEKVENTPYEIQIDNFEIQFREDHSVNQYISEITVLDAVTGKQLKSGELSVNHPFRMKDFSIYQNGTGWAVDMVLKREDQVIAERILYQSEIHVDDHQRIALQFVNFYPDYHSSMGRPFTISPYPNNPQLLYTVFYEGVRADMGVVAMGETIEWEEYTFTIGNPRQFTLLQITKDPGILGAKVGGFLLLLGILFAFYFQPRQLKALKREDGQVVLWADTNKDQENYKEQIQQLLQTI; this comes from the coding sequence ATGAAACAGAACAGTGTTTTAAAAGAATTTTGGAAGGCTCTTCATTCCATGAAGTTTGGAATTATTCTATTGCTTCTCATTGGTATATCTTCTATTGCAGGAACAATGATTCCTCAAAATAATCCATTACCATTCTACGAAAGACAGTATAGTTCCCTGATCTATACCCTGATTACTACTTTAAGCCTACATGATGTCTATGCCTCATGGTGGTTTATTACAATGATGGTTGTACTTTCTGCCAATCTAACTTTATGTAGCATTATCCGTTTACCAATGCTTATAAAGCAGATGACCCAATCACCTGAATTGCAATGGGAGCTGAAAAGAAAAAATTATCTGATTAAAAAGGAATTAGATCAAGATATAGATGTTGAAAAATTTTTCAAACAGGCAAGGTTCTCTAGAATAAAAAAGCTTCAAACAAAGGACGGCATGTACTATTGGAGCTATAAAAATAGATTTGGTGTTTTAGGATCTTGGTTAACACATGTGGGATTATTGATCATTATTGTATCCTATATGTTTGGGCAAATTGCTGGATTTGAAACCTATGTTTATGGCGTACCTGGTATGAAAGAAAAGGTAGAAAATACGCCATACGAAATACAGATAGATAACTTTGAAATACAATTTCGAGAAGATCATAGCGTTAACCAATATATCAGTGAAATCACTGTGCTTGATGCTGTCACCGGCAAGCAACTGAAATCAGGGGAACTTTCAGTGAATCATCCTTTTAGAATGAAGGATTTTAGTATTTATCAAAATGGTACCGGTTGGGCTGTAGACATGGTTTTAAAACGAGAGGATCAGGTAATAGCAGAGCGTATTCTGTATCAAAGCGAAATCCATGTAGATGATCATCAAAGAATTGCTCTTCAATTTGTAAATTTTTATCCTGATTATCACAGCTCCATGGGTAGACCCTTTACAATTAGCCCCTATCCTAATAACCCTCAGTTACTTTACACTGTTTTTTATGAGGGCGTACGAGCGGATATGGGTGTAGTTGCTATGGGGGAAACCATTGAATGGGAAGAATATACCTTCACCATAGGAAATCCGAGACAGTTTACTCTCCTACAGATAACAAAGGACCCTGGTATCCTTGGTGCTAAGGTAGGTGGCTTTTTACTGCTTCTAGGCATACTCTTTGCCTTTTACTTTCAACCAAGACAGCTAAAAGCTTTAAAAAGAGAGGATGGGCAAGTTGTGTTGTGGGCAGATACAAACAAGGATCAGGAAAACTATAAGGAACAAATTCAGCAGCTTCTACAAACTATATAA